Below is a genomic region from Xylophilus sp. GW821-FHT01B05.
CTCTTTAAATGGCGAACAGCCATACCCTTGGGACCGGCTACAGCCCCAGGATGAGATGAGCCGACATCGAGGTGCCAAACACCGCCGTCGATATGAACTCTTGGGCGGTATCAGCCTGTTATCCCCAGAGTACCTTTTATCCGTTGAGCGATGGCCCTTCCATACAGAACCACCGGATCACTATGTCCTGCTTTCGCATCTGCTCGACTTGTCAGTCTCGCAGTTAAGCACGCTTATGCCATTGCACTATTATCACGATGTCCGACCGTAACTAGCGTACCTTCGAACTCCTCCGTTACACTTTGGGAGGAGACCGCCCCAGTCAAACTGCCTACCATGCACTGTCCCCGATCCAGATAATGGACCTAGGTTAGAACCTCAAACGCACCAGGGTGGTATTTCAACGTTGGCTCCATGTGATCTAGCGACCACACTTCAAAGCCTCCCACCTATCCTACACAGATCCGTTCAAAGTCCAATACAAAGCTACAGTAAAGGTTCATGGGGTCTTTCCGTCTTTCCGCGGGGAGATTGCATCATCACAAACATTTCAACTTCGCTGAGTCTCAGGAGGAGACAGTGTGGCCATCGTTACGCCATTCGTGCAGGTCGGAACTTACCCGACAAGGAATTTCGCTACCTTAGGACCGTTATAGTTACGGCCGCCGTTTACTGGGACTTCAATCAAGAGCTTGCACCCCATCATTTAATCTTCCAGCACCGGGCAGGCGTCACACCCTATACGTCCACTTTCGTGTTTGCAGAGTGCTGTGTTTTTAATAAACAGTCGCAGCCACCGATTTTTTGCAACCTCATTGGGCTCCAGGAGTAAATCCCTTCACCTACTAAAGGCACACCTTCTTCCGAAGTTACGGTGTCAATTTGCCGAGTTCCTTCTCCTGAGTTCTCTCAAGCGCCTTAGAATACTCATCTCGCGCACCAGTGTCGGTTTGCGGTACGGTCGTGTGTAGCTGAAGCTTAGTGGCTTTTCCTGGAAGCAGGGTATCACTCACTTCGTCTGCAAGCAGACTCGTTATCACCCCTCATCTAAGCCCGGCGGATTTGCCTACCGGGCACGACTACAGGCTTGAACCAACATATCCAACAGTTGGCTGAGCTAACCTTCTCCGTCCCCACATCGCACTACACATCGGTACAGGAATATTGACCTGTTTCCCATCAGCTACGCATCTCTGCCTCGCCTTAGGGGCCGACTCACTCTACGCCGATGAACGTTGCGTAGAAAACCTTGCGCTTACGGCGAGGGGGCTTTTCACCCCCTTTAACGCTACTCATGTCAGCATTCGCACTTCTGATACCTCCAGCGCGCTTTACAACGCACCTTCACAGGCTTACAGAACGCTCTCCTACCACTTGCAATAAATTGCAAATCCGCAGCTTCGGTAACTGGCTTAGCCCCGTTACATCTTCCGCGCAGGACGACTCGATCAGTGAGCTATTACGCTTTCTTTAAATGATGGCTGCTTCTAAGCCAACATCCTGACTGTTTTAGCCTTCCCACTTCGTTTCCCACTTAGCCAATTTTAGGGACCTTAGCTGGCGGTCTGGGTTGTTTCCCTCTTGAGTCCGGACGTTAGCACCCGGTGCTCTGTCTCCCGCGCTGTACTCTTCGGTATTCGGAGTTTGCCTTGGTTTGGTAAGTCGCCATGACCCCCTAGCCAAAACAGTGCTCTACCCCCGAAGGTAATACGCGAGGCACTACCTAAATAGTTTTCGGAGAGAACCAGCTATTTCCAAGTTTGTTTAGCCTTTCACCCCTATCCACAGCTCATCCGCTAGTTTTGCAACACTAGTCGGTTCGGACCTCCAGTACCTGTTACGGCACCTTCATCCTGGCCATGGATAGATCACTTGGTTTCGGGTCTACACCCAGCGACTGGACGCCCTATTCGGACTCGATTTCTCTACGGCTTCCCTATTCGGTTAACCTTGCCACTGAATGTAAGTCGCTGACCCATTATACAAAAGGTACGCAGTCACCCCTTACGAGGCTCCTACTTTTTGTAAGCATGCGGTTTCAGGATCTATTTCACTCCCCTCCCGGGGTTCTTTTCGCCTTTCCCTCACGGTACTAGTTCACTATCGGTCAATGATGAGTATTTAGCCTTGGAGGATGGTCCCCCCATATTCAGACAGGATTACACGTGTCCCGCCCTACTTTTCGTTAGCTCAGTACCACACGTCTCTTTTCGCATACAGGGCTATCACCTGCTATGGCCGGCATTTCCAAACCGTTTTGCTAAGAGTCGTGCTATCACTAACAGGCTTTTCCGATTTCGCTCGCCACTACTTTCGGAATCTCGGTTGATGTCTTTTCCTCGAGCTACTGAGATGTTTCAGTTCACCCGGTTCGCCTCGCATACCTATGTATTCAGTATGCGATACCCTTTCAGGTGGGTTTCCCCATTCGGAAATCTCCGGATCAAAGCTAATTTGCCAGCTCCCCGAAGCTTATCGCAGGCTATCACGTCCTTCGTCGCCTATCATTGCCAAGGCATCCACCACATGCTCTTATTCACTTGACCCTATAACTTTGACTTCTCTTGCGAGACTCCAAAGCACATCAAGGAATTGCCAGGTCTTTCACCTGGCGCGTTATGCCGTATGAAGCTTTCGCTTCGATACTTGAATTTCAGACAAGTCTGATATTCGTTTTGACGCAATCAAAAATTCATGCTGCTAACGGCACGGTGGGCTTTCGCCCTTTCCGCTAGCAGCGCTGATTCGACTCTATGAATTTTTAAAGAACAGCCGATTGATTACACGATGGCAATCAACAACAAAGAAGCCTCATGCATTGCACAAAGCCGCTTTGGTGTTGAAACACAATAAGATAAAAACAAGATGTTGGTGGAGGATGACGGGATCGAACCGACGACCCCCTGCTTGCAAAGCAGGTGCTCTCCCAGCTGAGCTAATCCCCCAAGGATCGACGGAATGGTGGGTCTGGTTGGATTCGAACCAACGACCCCCGCCTTATCAAGACGGTGCTCTAACCAACTGAGCTACAGACCCAAGCCGGCCACTAGAGGCTCAGACTCGATCCAAGCCGCTGGCGACAACCTTTTCCAACAACCGATAAGTGTGGGCGTTCAAATTAGACCGCAGTTTCCAGAAAGGAGGTGATCCAGCCGCACCTTCCGATACGGCTACCTTGTTACGACTTCACCCCAGTCACGAACCCTGCCGTGGTAATCGCCCTCCTTGCGGTTAGGCTAACTACTTCTGGCAGAACCCGCTCCCATGGTGTGACGGGCGGTGTGTACAAGACCCGGGAACGTATTCACCGTGACATTCTGATCCACGATTACTAGCGATTCCGACTTCACGCAGTCGAGTTGCAGACTGCGATCCGGACTACGACTGGCTTTATGGGATTAGCTCCCCCTCGCGGGTTGGCAACCCTTTGTACCAGCCATTGTATGACGTGTGTAGCCCCACCTATAAGGGCCATGAGGACTTGACGTCATCCCCACCTTCCTCCGGTTTGTCACCGGCAGTCTCATTAGAGTGCCCAACTAAATGTAGCAACTAATGACAAGGGTTGCGCTCGTTGCGGGACTTAACCCAACATCTCACGACACGAGCTGACGACAGCCATGCAGCACCTGTGTTATGGCTCTCTTTCGAGCACTAAGCCATCTCTGGCAAATTCCATACATGTCAAAGGTGGGTAAGGTTTTTCGCGTTGCATCGAATTAAACCACATCATCCACCGCTTGTGCGGGTCCCCGTCAATTCCTTTGAGTTTCAACCTTGCGGCCGTACTCCCCAGGCGGTCAACTTCACGCGTTAGCTTCGTTACTGAGTCAGTGAAGACCCAACAACCAGTTGACATCGTTTAGGGCGTGGACTACCAGGGTATCTAATCCTGTTTGCTCCCCACGCTTTCGTGCATGAGCGTCAGTGCAGGCCCAGGGGATTGCCTTCGCCATCGGTGTTCCTCCGCATATCTACGCATTTCACTGCTACACGCGGAATTCCATCCCCCTCTGCCGCACTCCAGCGATGCAGTCACAAATGCAGTTCCCAGGTTGAGCCCGGGGATTTCACATCTGTCTTACATCACCGCCTGCGCACGCTTTACGCCCAGTAATTCCGATTAACGCTTGCACCCTACGTATTACCGCGGCTGCTGGCACGTAGTTAGCCGGTGCTTATTCTTACGGTACCGTCATGGACCCTCTTTATTAGAAAGAGTCTTTTCGTTCCGTACAAAAGCAGTTTACAACCCGAAGGCCTTCATCCTGCACGCGGCATGGCTGGATCAGGCTTGCGCCCATTGTCCAAAATTCCCCACTGCTGCCTCCCGTAGGAGTCTGGGCCGTGTCTCAGTCCCAGTGTGGCTGGTCGTCCTCTCAGACCAGCTACAGATCGTCGGCTTGGTGAGCCTTTACCCCACCAACTACCTAATCTGCCATCGGCCGCTCCGTCCGCGCAAGGTCTTGCGATCCCCTGCTTTCATCCGTAGATCGTATGCGGTATTAGCACAGCTTTCGCTGCGTTATCCCCCACGATCGGGCACGTTCCGATGTATTACTCACCCGTTCGCCACTCGTCAGCATCCGAAGACCTGTTACCGTTCGACTTGCATGTGTAAGGCATGCCGCCAGCGTTCAATCTGAGCCAGGATCAAACTCTACAGTTCGATCTTGATTTTTGCGTCCAACCTCGCGGTTGAACAAAACTCATAAAAAAAGAAATTGAAGTGAACTTCACTTCTATTCTCATGAGCGTTTAAAAGTCTTGCGACTTAGTTCCAAAGAACTTGGCAGTCACCTTCAAACGCCCACGCTTATCGGCTGTATATTTTTAATGATCCCAGAAAACAAACCAAAACACCTCAGCGTCTCAATCCATCTTCTTAACCTCGCTGCGATCAGCGAAGCCTTGAATTCTAGCACGGCTTTTTAAGTACCGTCAAACTTTTTTCTCAACCACCTTCGATTCGCTTTGATCAGCACCGCCTTGCGGCAACATCAATCTCACCAACCGTTTTAGCTGAGCCTTCGATTCTAGCACGAGTTTTTCAACTCAACCACAATCTTTTTGCTCCGACTTCTCAGTCAATCCGCTTTGCAGCAATTAACCAATCCACCGTTTTTAGCAGAGCCTTCGATTATATACCGCTTTTGCGTTACTACTGAAATGATATTTGAATCTCTTCAAAATCTAATCAGCAACTAATCCAAGGCCTTGCCCACTTCACGACTTCCAACCAACCCTTCTCAGGGCAGCTCTCAGTAGCGAAGCCCTCGACTATAGCACGGGAAGTTTGGCGTGCACAAGGCCCACGAAGGGGCCTGCTCAAGCCCCTGCCAGGGAGGCCTCCAGTGCGTCGACGAACATGGCTGCGACATCGAAGCCGGCTTGCTGCTGGATCTCTTGGAAGCAGGTGGGGCTGGTGACGTTGATTTCGGTGACTTTGTCGCCGATGACGTCCAGGCCGATCAGCAACAGGCCGCGCGCGAACAGGGCCGGGCCCAGGGCTTCGGCGATTTCACGGTCTCTATTGGTAAGAGGCCGAGCCACGCCTTTGCCACCGGCCGCCAGGTTGCCGCGCACTTCTCCGCCCTGGGGGATGCGCGCCAGGCAGTACGGTGCGGGTTTGCCGCCGATGATCAGGATGCGCTTGTCGCCCTCTGCGATGGCCGGCAGGAATTTCTGGACCATCACCGTTTGCGCGCCGTCGCGGTTCAGGGTTTCGGTGATGGAGCCCAGGTTCAGGCCGTCGTCCTTGACGCGGAAGATGCCCATGCCGCCCATGCCGTCGAGCGGCTTCAGGATGATGTCGCGGTGCTCGGCGTGGAAGGCGCGGATGGCGTCGGCGCTACGGGTCACCAGCGTGGGGCCGATGAACTGCGGAAACTCCATGATGGCGAGCTTCTCTGGATGGTCGCGCAGTGCACGCGGCTTGTTGAAGACGCGCGCGCCTTCGCGCTCGGCCTGCTCGAGCAGATGGGTGGCGTAGAAGTATTCGGAGTCGAAGGGCGGATCCTTGCGCATCAGGACGGCGCCGAAGCTGTTCAGCGCCTGGGGCTGCGCAACCGCTTCTGCGCTGAACCAGTTCACTGCGTCGCCAGTGAGGCGCAGGTTCTGCACGACCGCCGTGACCTGGCCGCCGCTTTGCCAGGCCAGGTCTTGCGGGCCGCAGGCCGCCAGCGTGTGGCCGCGCCGCTGCAGCTCTCGCATCATGGCGAACGTGGTGTCCTTGTAGATCTTGAAGGTGTCGAGCGGATCGGCGATGAACAGGATGTGCATGGTGCGGCAGCAAGTGGTGGCGCGCAGTCAGGAGCGCTGCGGCCGGGCCCGGTATTGTTGTACGAAGAGCGCAATCGCGCCTGCGACCACGCCCCAGAAGGCTGAGCCGATGCCGGCTATTGCGACGCCACTGAGCGTGACGAGGAAAGTAATGGTGGCGGCTTCGCGGTGAGTGTCGTCGCGCAGGGCCGATGCCAGCCCGCCGCCGATGGTGCCGAGCAAGGCCAGCCCGGCGATGGCCGCCACCAGTTCTGGGGGGAAGGCGGTGAGCAAGCCGGTGACAGCCGCGCCAAAGATGCCGATCAATACATAGAGTGCGCCGCAGCACACGGCGGCGGTGTAGCGGCGCGCCGGGTCAGGATGCGCCTCGCGGCCCATGCAGATGGCCGCGGTGATGGCGCTCAGGTTCAGCGCAAAGGCGCCGAAGGGCGCGAGCACCAGGGTGACCAGGCCGGTGAGGGTGATGACCTTGGAGACCGGCATGCTGTAGCCAGCGGCGCGGATGGCCGCGACACCAGGCAGGTTCTGCGATGCCATGGTGACCACAAACAGCGGCAGCGCCAGGCTGATGACGGCCTGCCAATGGAATGCCGGTGCGATGAAGACCGGTTTTGCCAGGTCAAAATGCCACTGAGCCGAGACCAGGTCTCCGCGTATAGCTACGAAAACAATAGCGACCAACAACGTGACCGGCACGGCATAGCGCGGCGCGAGCCGGCGCGCCAGCAGATAGGCCAGCAGCATGCTGCCGACCAGCGGCAGCGCCGTGCCGGCGGCGGCAAAGGCCTGCAGGCCGAAGCGCGCGAGCACGCCGGCCAGCAGGGCCGAGGCGATGGCGACGGGGATGCGGTTCATGACGCGTTCGAACCAGCCGGTGGCGCCAACCAGCACCACCAGCGCGGCGCTGACCAGAAAGGCGCCAACGGCATCGTTCAAGCCAAAGCCGCTGCCCGCGACGGCCAGCACGGCGGCGCCCGGCGTGCTCCAGGCAACCATCACCGGCTGGCGCCACCAGAGCGAGGGCAGGGCCGAGCACAGGCCCATGCCCAGGCCCAGCGCCCACATCCATGAGCTGATCACCTCAGACCCGGCGCCAAAGGCGCGCGCGGCCTGGAACACGATGGCGACCGAGCTGGTGAAACCCACCAGTACCGCCACAAAACCGGCGGTGGCCGCCGACAAACTCAGATCCCTGAAGAACCGCATGTCTCCATCTCCCCCTTATATGAAGGGCGCCATTGTGCGAGCAGGGCATGTCTCTTGCTGAACCCGCAGCGACTGGAGATACCTGTGCCCAATCCAACGTTTACCGGAGCCTTGCCGCACCACGGCCGTTTTGGCTATGCGCCGATCACGCGCCGCCCCGACTACGCCTGGCCGGGCGGCGCGCGGCTGGCGGTGTACCTGGGCTTCAATATTGAGCACTTTGCCTTTGGCGAGGGGCTGGGCGCCAACATCGGGCCAGCGTCGCCGCAGCCCGACGTGCTCAATTACACGTGGCGCGAATACGGCAACCGCGTCGGCGCCTGGCGCTGCCTGGAGCTGTTCGATCAATTGGGCCTGCCAGCCGGCGCACTTATCAATACCGCGCTGTATGCGCATTGCCCGGAACTGGTGGCGGCGCTGGTGGCGCGCGGCGATGAGCTGATCGGCCATGGCCACAGCAATGCCGAGCGCCAGGGCGCGCTGGACGAGGCGGGCGAGCGCGCCCTGCTGGCGCACTGCCGCAGCCGCATCGCCACGGAGAGCGGCCAGGCGCCGGATGGCTGGCTGTCGCCGTGGATATCCGAGACCCCGCGTACGCCCGATCTGCTGGCCGAGACCGGCTACCGCTACACGCTGAACTGGTGCCACGACGACCAGCCCGTGCCGATGCGCACCCGCGGCGGCCAGCGCCTGTGGTCGGTGCCCTACCCGCAGGAGCTCAACGACATCCCGGCGATCGTGCACCGCCAGATGGATGCGGCGGCGTTTACCGCCATGGTGATCGACAACTTCGACGAGATGCGCCTGCAGTCACAGGCGCAACCGCTGGTGATGGGGCTGGCGCTGCATCCCTACATCGTCGGCCAGCCCTACCGGCTGCGCCACCTGCGCCGCGCGCTGGAGCACCTGGCGCGGGCCCGGGATGCGGGCGACATCTGGTTCACCACGCCTGGCGCGATCTGCCGCCATGTGGATGCCCTGGCTGCCGAGCGGCCCGGGGAATTTTGATGAAATACGCCTCTAGCCCAGGCACAGCCTGGGCTATTAGCTACTTATTTAATAGCACCACTCAGATTTCGATCTTCGACCCCAGCTCCACCACCGCGTTGTTGGGCAGGTGCAGGAAGTCGGCCGCGCCGCTGGCATTGCGGTGCATCTGGGCAAACAGTTTCTCGCGCCAAGGCGCCATGCCGCGGCCCATGGTGGGGATCACGGTGTCGCGCGAGAGGAAGTAGCTGACCACCATCGGCTCCATGTCGCAGCCGCGCCCGCTCAGTTGCGACAGCGCCTTGGGCAGGTCCGGGTCATTCTTGAAGCCGTAGTGCACCACCACCTGCCAGCAGTCATGGCCAAGCGGCTCGACTTCCAGCCGGCGGTCCAGGCCGATCCAGGGCTTCTCGTGGTTGCGCACCGTGACGAACAGGTTCTGCGCATGCAGCACCTTGTTGTGCTTGAGGTTGTGGAGCAGCGCATTGGGCACGGCGCCCGGCTCGGCGGTGAGGAACACCGCCGTGCCCTCGACCCGGGTCGGCGGGCTGACAAAGACCGCGTCGAGGAAGCCGGGCAGGTCGATCGCGTCGGCGTGCATCTTCTCGTTGAGCAGCTCGCGGCCACGCTTCCAGGTCATCATCAATGTGAAGACGCAGCCCCCGATCAACAGCGGGAACCAGCCGCCGATGAACAGCTTGAGCAGGTTGGAGCTGAAGAACGCCAGGTCGATGACAAAGAACGCGCCGGTGGCGGCGATGCACAGCGGCAGCGGGTACTTCCAGCCGTAGCGGATCACGAAGAAGGTCAGGATGGTGGTGATCAGCATGTCCAGCGTCACCGCAATGCCATAGGCCGCCGCCAGGTTGCTGGACGAACGGAAGGTCACCACGGCCAGTACGATGGCCACGAACAGCCCCCAGTTGACGAAGGGGATGTAGATCTGCCCGGCCTCGCGCACGCTGGTGTGCTGGATATTGAGGCGCGGCAGGTAGCCCAGCTGGATCACCTGCTTGGTGATGCTGAAGGCGCCCGAGATCAGCGCCTGCGAGGCGATCACGGTGGCCATGGTGGCCAGCAGCACCAGCGGGATCAGCGCCCATTCGGGCGCCATGCGAAAGAACGGGTTCTGCACCGCGCTTGGGTCGGCCAGCAGCAGCGCGCCCTGGCCAAAGTAATTGAGCGTGAGTGCCGGCATGGCCACGGCGAACCAGGCCAGGCGGATCGGCCGCTTGCCGAAGTGGCCCAGGTCGGCGTAGAGCGCCTCGGCGCCGGTCACGCACAGCACCATCGCGCCCAGGATGATGAAAGTGATCAGCGGCTGGTGCCAGATGAAGAGCAGCGCGTAATAGGGGTTGAGCGCCTTCAGAATCTCGGGGTGGCCAGCGATGTGCATCACGCCCAGCGCCGCAATGACGATGAACCAGGTGAGCGTAATCGGCCCGAAGAACTTGCCGATGCCGCCAGTGCCGCGCTTTTGCACCGCAAACAGCGCAAACAGCACCACCAGCGTCAGCGGGATCACGTAGTTGCGGAATTCAGGCGACACCACCTCCAGGCCTTCCACCGCCGACAGCACCGAGATCGCCGGGGTGATGACGCCGTCGCCATAGAACAGCGAGGTGCCAAAGATGCCCACCACCAGCAGCACGCGGCGCAGCCGGGGCTTGTCTTTTACCGCCTGCGAGGCCAGCGCCAGCATGGCCACCAGCCCGCCTTCGCCGTTGTTGTCGGCCCGCAGCACCAGCACCACGTACTTGAGCGAGACGATGACCACCAATGTCCAGAAGAACATGGACAGCACGCCATAGATGCTCTCGTGGTTGAACGGCACGTGCCCGGCATGGAACACCTCCCGCATCGCATAGAGCACGCTGGTGCCGATGTCGCCGTAGACGACGCCGATGGCGCCCAGGGTCAGAGCCGGGAGGGTCGATTTGGAGGTAGCGGACACGAAGCGCGGGTGCGGCGGCCACCCTTGCGTGGCGACGGGCCGAAAGTCTTGCCGCGTCGACGGGGCAGGCCGTCCTGGTTGCTGGGGGACCGCCATTGTGCGCCCAGGCGCCCCAAAACCATGCGTCGGCAGCGGCGGATGTTGCAGCGCAACAACCCGTCCGGCGCCGGTGCAGGGCTATTCGTAGATCTCGGCTTCGGGGTTGGTGGCCTCAAGCTCGTAGCTGGCCGCCAGCATGGCCAGCCGGCCGATCACGCCGTACATATAGAAACGATTGGGCGCATCGGCGGCCGATTTGCCGCCCGGCTGCAGCAGGTGGGCGCTGTCGTCGAACTCCAGCGGCTGGAAGCTGGCGCCGGGCGCGTTGAGGTTCTCGTCCACGCCGCGCTCGCCGTGCACCCGGTAGAAGCCGCCGACCACGTAGCGGTCCATCATGTAGACCACCGGCTCGGCCACGCTCTCGCCGATGCGCTCGTTGGTCAGCACGCCTTCCTGGATGATCACGTTGCTGACCGCCTGGCCGTCCTTGATGACGCCCATCTTGTTCTTGGCCTTGCGCGTCAGCGCGTCCAGGTCCTTGGCGTCGCGCACCGTCATGATGCCCATGCCGTAGGTGCCGTTGTCGGCCTTGACCACCACAAACGGCTTCTCGTTGATGCCGTATTCCTTGTACTTGCGCTTGATCTTGGCCAGCAGGGTGTCGACATTGCTGGTCAGGCAGTCCATGCCCGAGCCGTCGGAGAAATCGACCTCGCCGCACTTGCCGAACATCGGGTTGATCAGCCACGGGTCTATGCCCAGCAGCTTGCCAAAGCGCTTGGACACCTCTTCGTAGCTCTGGAAGTGGTTGCTCTTGCGGCGCACCGACCAGCCCGCGTGCAGCGGCGGCAGCAGGTACTGCTCGTGCAGGTCTTCCAGGATGCCGGGGGCGCCAGCCGACAGGTCGTTGTTCAGCAGGATGGTGCAGGGATCGAAATCCTTCAGCCCCAGCCGGTGCTGCGAGCGGATCACCGGCTCCAGCGTGACGCGGCCGCCATTGGGCAGGTCGACCACGGTGGATTCCTTGACCTCCGGGCTGATCGAGCCCACGCGCACATTGAGCCCGGCCATGTGGAAGATGCGCACCAGTTGCGCCACGTTCTGCAGGTAGAACACGTTGCGCGTGTGGTTCTCGGGGATCACCAGCAGGTTGCGCGCCTCGGGGCAGATCTTCTCGATGGCGGCCATCGCCGCCTGCACCGCCAGCGGCAGCATCTGCTGCGTGAGGTTGTTCCAGCCGCCGGGGAAGAGATTGGTGTCTACCGGCGCCAGCTTGAAGCCGGCATTGCGGATATCGACCGAGCTGTAGAACGGCGGCGTGTGCTCCATCCATTCAAGGCGGAACCAGCGCTCGATGGCCGGCATGGAGTCAATGACGCGTTGTTCGAGTTCGTTGATCGGGCCGGTGAGCGCCGTGATGAGATGCGGAACCATGCGGCCCTCGTGTCGTGTGTGTCGGGAAAGGCGGAGCGAATTGTAGGGATATGAGGTCACTTGCCCGGTGTGCAAGGGTAAGCACGCCGGGCTTTCATATCCGCACTCGCCAGCCCCGTCAGACGCGGATTTCGCCGTCTCCCAGCACCACCCACTTGAGCGAGGTCAGCCCCTCCAGCCCGACCGGGCCGCGGGCGTGGAACTTGTCGGTACTGATGCCGATTTCCGCCCCCAGCCCGTACTCGAAGCCATCCGCGAAGCGGGTACTCGCATTGACCATAACGCTGGCCGAATCGACCTCGCGCAAAAAACGCTGGGCATGCACGTGGTCGCGCGTGAGGATGGCGTCGGTGTGGTGGGACGAATAGCGGTTGATGTGCGCAATCGCCTCGTCCACGCCCGCCACCACCTTGACGCTGATGATGGGCGCCAGGTATTCCTCGGACCAATCCGCCTCGGTGGCGTCGGCCAATTGGGCGCCCGGCACCTCCGCCAGAATGGCGCGCGCCTCGGCGTCGCAGCGCATCTCCACGCCCTTGCCCGCGTAGACCGCACCGATCAGGGGCAGGAAGGCCGCCGCCACGCCGCGCGCCACCAGCAGGCCTTCACTGGCATTGCAGGGGCTGTACTTCTGCGTCTTGGCGTTGTCTGCCACCTTGACCGCCATGGCGATGTCACACGGGTCGTCCACATAGGTGTGGCAGTTGCCGTCCAGGTGCTTGATGACCGGCACCTTGGCCTCGCGGCTGATGCGCTCGATCAGGCTCTTGCCGCCGCGCGGGATGATCACGTCAACGTAATCGGGCATGGCAATGAGCTGGCCCACGGCCTCGCGGTCGGTGGTGGCCACCATCTGTACCGCGTCAGCCGGCAGGCCGGCCTCTTCCAGCGCCTGCTGCACCAGCACGGCCAGCGCCTTGTTGGAGTCGATCGCCTCCGAGCCGCCACGCAATATGCAGGCATTGCCGCTCTTGATCGACAGGCTGGCGGCCTCAATGGTCACATTGGGGCGGCTCTCGAAGATCATGCCAAACACGCCCAACGGCACGCGCATCTGGCCCACGCGGATGCCGCTGGGCTGCTGCTTCAGGCCGCTGAGCTCGCCGATCAGCTCCGGCATGGCGGCCAGTTGCTCGCAGCCCTGGGCCACGGTCTCTATCACCTTGGGCGTGAGGCGCAGGCGGTCCACCATGGGCGCGGCCAGGCCGGCGGCCTCGGCGCGGGTCAGGTCCTTGGCGTTTTCAGCGGCCAGCGCCGGGCCAGCCTCGCGCAGGCGCCGTGCCAGCGCCTTCAGCGCGCGGTTCTTGGTGGCGGCGTCGGCCCGCGCCATCAGGGCGGAAGCAGCCCGGGCCTGCACACCGAGGGTCTGG
It encodes:
- the gshA gene encoding glutamate--cysteine ligase, which translates into the protein MVPHLITALTGPINELEQRVIDSMPAIERWFRLEWMEHTPPFYSSVDIRNAGFKLAPVDTNLFPGGWNNLTQQMLPLAVQAAMAAIEKICPEARNLLVIPENHTRNVFYLQNVAQLVRIFHMAGLNVRVGSISPEVKESTVVDLPNGGRVTLEPVIRSQHRLGLKDFDPCTILLNNDLSAGAPGILEDLHEQYLLPPLHAGWSVRRKSNHFQSYEEVSKRFGKLLGIDPWLINPMFGKCGEVDFSDGSGMDCLTSNVDTLLAKIKRKYKEYGINEKPFVVVKADNGTYGMGIMTVRDAKDLDALTRKAKNKMGVIKDGQAVSNVIIQEGVLTNERIGESVAEPVVYMMDRYVVGGFYRVHGERGVDENLNAPGASFQPLEFDDSAHLLQPGGKSAADAPNRFYMYGVIGRLAMLAASYELEATNPEAEIYE
- a CDS encoding polysaccharide deacetylase family protein encodes the protein MPNPTFTGALPHHGRFGYAPITRRPDYAWPGGARLAVYLGFNIEHFAFGEGLGANIGPASPQPDVLNYTWREYGNRVGAWRCLELFDQLGLPAGALINTALYAHCPELVAALVARGDELIGHGHSNAERQGALDEAGERALLAHCRSRIATESGQAPDGWLSPWISETPRTPDLLAETGYRYTLNWCHDDQPVPMRTRGGQRLWSVPYPQELNDIPAIVHRQMDAAAFTAMVIDNFDEMRLQSQAQPLVMGLALHPYIVGQPYRLRHLRRALEHLARARDAGDIWFTTPGAICRHVDALAAERPGEF
- a CDS encoding benzoate/H(+) symporter BenE family transporter; its protein translation is MRFFRDLSLSAATAGFVAVLVGFTSSVAIVFQAARAFGAGSEVISSWMWALGLGMGLCSALPSLWWRQPVMVAWSTPGAAVLAVAGSGFGLNDAVGAFLVSAALVVLVGATGWFERVMNRIPVAIASALLAGVLARFGLQAFAAAGTALPLVGSMLLAYLLARRLAPRYAVPVTLLVAIVFVAIRGDLVSAQWHFDLAKPVFIAPAFHWQAVISLALPLFVVTMASQNLPGVAAIRAAGYSMPVSKVITLTGLVTLVLAPFGAFALNLSAITAAICMGREAHPDPARRYTAAVCCGALYVLIGIFGAAVTGLLTAFPPELVAAIAGLALLGTIGGGLASALRDDTHREAATITFLVTLSGVAIAGIGSAFWGVVAGAIALFVQQYRARPQRS
- a CDS encoding potassium transporter Kup, producing MSATSKSTLPALTLGAIGVVYGDIGTSVLYAMREVFHAGHVPFNHESIYGVLSMFFWTLVVIVSLKYVVLVLRADNNGEGGLVAMLALASQAVKDKPRLRRVLLVVGIFGTSLFYGDGVITPAISVLSAVEGLEVVSPEFRNYVIPLTLVVLFALFAVQKRGTGGIGKFFGPITLTWFIVIAALGVMHIAGHPEILKALNPYYALLFIWHQPLITFIILGAMVLCVTGAEALYADLGHFGKRPIRLAWFAVAMPALTLNYFGQGALLLADPSAVQNPFFRMAPEWALIPLVLLATMATVIASQALISGAFSITKQVIQLGYLPRLNIQHTSVREAGQIYIPFVNWGLFVAIVLAVVTFRSSSNLAAAYGIAVTLDMLITTILTFFVIRYGWKYPLPLCIAATGAFFVIDLAFFSSNLLKLFIGGWFPLLIGGCVFTLMMTWKRGRELLNEKMHADAIDLPGFLDAVFVSPPTRVEGTAVFLTAEPGAVPNALLHNLKHNKVLHAQNLFVTVRNHEKPWIGLDRRLEVEPLGHDCWQVVVHYGFKNDPDLPKALSQLSGRGCDMEPMVVSYFLSRDTVIPTMGRGMAPWREKLFAQMHRNASGAADFLHLPNNAVVELGSKIEI
- a CDS encoding glutamate-5-semialdehyde dehydrogenase, with amino-acid sequence MNALNVAEYVQTLGVQARAASALMARADAATKNRALKALARRLREAGPALAAENAKDLTRAEAAGLAAPMVDRLRLTPKVIETVAQGCEQLAAMPELIGELSGLKQQPSGIRVGQMRVPLGVFGMIFESRPNVTIEAASLSIKSGNACILRGGSEAIDSNKALAVLVQQALEEAGLPADAVQMVATTDREAVGQLIAMPDYVDVIIPRGGKSLIERISREAKVPVIKHLDGNCHTYVDDPCDIAMAVKVADNAKTQKYSPCNASEGLLVARGVAAAFLPLIGAVYAGKGVEMRCDAEARAILAEVPGAQLADATEADWSEEYLAPIISVKVVAGVDEAIAHINRYSSHHTDAILTRDHVHAQRFLREVDSASVMVNASTRFADGFEYGLGAEIGISTDKFHARGPVGLEGLTSLKWVVLGDGEIRV
- the gshB gene encoding glutathione synthase; this encodes MHILFIADPLDTFKIYKDTTFAMMRELQRRGHTLAACGPQDLAWQSGGQVTAVVQNLRLTGDAVNWFSAEAVAQPQALNSFGAVLMRKDPPFDSEYFYATHLLEQAEREGARVFNKPRALRDHPEKLAIMEFPQFIGPTLVTRSADAIRAFHAEHRDIILKPLDGMGGMGIFRVKDDGLNLGSITETLNRDGAQTVMVQKFLPAIAEGDKRILIIGGKPAPYCLARIPQGGEVRGNLAAGGKGVARPLTNRDREIAEALGPALFARGLLLIGLDVIGDKVTEINVTSPTCFQEIQQQAGFDVAAMFVDALEASLAGA